The DNA region ATGGAGAATTTGGAGTCGATGATATTAATGGCTTGCAAATAATGTATTAATTAATCCCTAAGTAAAAAGACCTTTGTTAGCTCAAAGGTCTTTTTTTTGTATTTAAATATTTCTTATTTTTATAAAAAATATAGTTATGAGTACTATTGAAAAAATTAAAGAAGAATACTTAGTAGATACTTTAGAGAAAAAAAATAATGAAATTGTTTTATACAATGATGATGTAAACACCTTTGATCATGTTATAGATACACTAATTTATGCTTGTGATCACACGCCAGAACAAGCAGAGCAATGTTCTATATTGGTTCACTATAAAGGTAAGTGTACTGTAAAAACAGGTGATTATGATGATCTAAAACCAAGATGCAGTAAGTTGCTTGAAGCAGGCTTAAGTGCAGAAATAATTTAATATAAAGCGCCAGATATGGCGCTTTTTTATTTCTTCCGACAAGTGTTAATTCCTATTAACGAATAGATTGGACAAAAATTAATAAAACTTGTGATTAAAAATATAATTGCTATAACCATTAAAATATAAGCAATGGTGCCTTCAATAACATTTAAAAAATATAATATAGCGATAATAATTGCGGTTAAAACTCTTAAACTTTTGTCTAATGCGCCCATGTTTTTATTCATAACAATCTTGTTATTAATTGGTTAGGCTTAAATTTAACTAATGTAAATAAAAAAAGCAAGCTAAAATTAGCTTGCTTTAAAGTAGTGACCTCGACAGGATTCAAACCTGTAACCTTCTGAGCCGTAATCAGATGCGCTATTCAGTTGCGCCACGAGGCCTTTTTTTTGTGGGTGCAAATATATTTCTTTTTTATTTAAACTTCAAAATTAATAGGGATAAATTTAATCTAACGCATTTTTTGTAACATAAAGTTTCCATCCAAAGATTAGTAATTGCAGTTTAGTTGCTTTACTTAAATCTAATCTTTTCTTAGTATAACTAGGTAGTACAAGTTTGTTAAGTTTAGATAATGCTTTAAAAATTGTTTTTTTCATAATAACACCTTTTTGCAAAGCTATGTGTTTTGTTTGTAAAGCCAAATTAGTTTAAAAAAAGGTAAAACTTATTCTAGACTAAGTTTTACGTTTTGTTTTTAGACTATAATCGATGTTATAATATCGATTATAAATTTGGCAATTGTTAGCATAGTTGTTTGGTTTAAGGGTTAATATTACAGTCACATTTTGTGATTGTTTTTTGAAGATATATTTTTTAAATGTTTACTTCCAAGAAAAAAGTTGAAAATCTATAAAATTCACTTTAACTTATAAACTAAATAAACGTTATCGGTTTTAATATTTTTAAACATCTCTTAATTAAAATTATAATCTGTAAGTTTAAATTGAATTTATTATTTAAATATGTAATAATTCAAGGCGTTTTTTTGTAGTGTTTTTTTAAAATAAGGGACTTTTTGTCTGTAAAAAGCAGTTTCTGTTCATTTTGGTTTATTTAAATAAATCCTAACAACTTAAATATTAACTTATTTATAGTAGTATATTTGCAAAAATAATTCTCCTAAAAATGAAACATTTATTAAAAATCTCATGTTTACTATTCATATGTTTTGGGTATTCTCAAACAGTAGTAATAAATGAGCTAGATTGTGATACACCAGGTATAGACTACCAAGAATTTATAGAGTTAAAATCCGAAACTCCAAATTTTCCATTAGACGGTTATGTGTTAGTGTTTTTTAACGGATCTACTTCAGGAGGCGATAGTAGTTATTATGCGTTAGACTTAGATGGAGCTGTTACAGATGTAAATGGTTTATTGTTAATTGGTAGTGATACGGTTAACCCATATCCGCAAGTGTTTATTGGTGAAAATTTAATTCAAAACGGAGCAGATGCAATAGCTATTTATTTAGGGAATGACTATGATTTCCCAATTGGGACATTGGCAACACAAACCAATTTAGTAGATGCTTTAGTGTATGATACTAGCGATGCAGATGATACAGGCTTGATGGCTTTATTAGGTGTTACAGAGCAGATAAATGAAGGACCAGGAAATAACACAAACTCAATACAGCGTAATAACGATGGATCATATACGTCAACTACGCCAACTCCAAGACAGTTAAATGATGGTAGTGGAATTGTATTAAATGCTTTAGAAATTTCTACAAATCAAATTATGATAGACGAAGGATTATCTTTTGATATCACTTTTACAGCGCAACAAAATGTGGATTCTGATTATTCATTTTCATTTACATTAAATAACCAGTCTTTTGATACATTCGATTTTACAGGAAATACATCATTAACCATTTTAAGTGGTCAAAATCAAGTAACAACAACTATTACTTTAGTAGACGATGCATTAGATGAAGGTGATGAAGAACCATTAATTAGATTTGATAATTTGCCAACACCATTAATTCCTTATAATAATAACATTAAATTAAGGGTTGTAGATAACGATTTTACAGTTGCACCATTTGGTTCTCCAGTAAATCCAACTTATGGATTAGTGTCAAGTACGCAACCGGCAGGTTATTATGATAGTATAGATGGATTGTCAGGAGCAGCTTTAGAGCAAGCTCTGCAAGATATTGTAGCAGATCCTAATGTAGTTAGAGCACAAACCTATGCGGATATAATAGATATTTTGCAAGAAGCCGATCAAAACCCTGAAAATTCTAATCAGGTTTGGTTAGTTTATACAGAGCAAGGTAGAGCAAAATTAGATTTTCAAAATAACGCTAGTAATGTTGCAAAATGGAATAGAGAACATACTTTTCCAAGATCTTTGGCAGGATATAATAGTATTGAAGCAGATGATACACGCGACGGAAAAGATATTTTTTGGGCAACAAAAGCAGATTCTTTAAGACATGGTAATAGCGATGCGCATGCATTAAGAGCAGCAGATGGACCTGAAAATAGTTTAAGAGGAAATCAACATTACGGACAATACAATGGTCCTAGCGGCACGTTAGGTAGCTTTAAAGGTGATGTTGCTAGAAGTGTTTTATTTCTTCAAATAAGGTATAACGGATTAAGTGTAGTTAATGGTTATCCTAGTGTTTCTGGACAAATGGGTGATTTAGCTACTTTGCTAGATTGGCATAGAAATGATCCGCCTGACGATTTTGAAATGAATCGAAATAATGTGGTTTATGAATGGCAATTTAACCGTAACCCATTTATAGATCAACCAGATTTAGTAGAATATATTTGGGGAACAAATGTTGGTGATACCTGGAATCAAAACTTAAATACAGATACTTTTGAAACATCTTCTATTAAGTTATTTCCAAATCCAATAACAGACAAGCTTTATGTTTCAGGTAAAGAACAAAATTACAATATCTCTGTGTTTTCTTCTGAAGGACGATTAGTACTAAAACAACAAGTTGCTAATAACAACTACATAGATTTAAAAGTTGCAAGTGGCTTATATTTAGTTAAAATTGAAACTGAAAACAATAAAAGTCTAATAAGGAAAATAATAAAAAAATAGGATAATTTAAACCCGAATTATTTAATTCGGGTTTATTTTTTTTAGTCTAAAAGAATAATTGTAATACAATATATCAAACTGTATCTTCGCATAAAATTATTAATATGAGTATTGTTTTTTTAATCTTAGGATTTGTGCTTTTAGTAGTAGGAGGAGAATATTTAGTGCGATCTTCTGTAGCGTTATCCTTCAAACTTAATATTTCAAAAATAATAATAGGTATGACGGTTGTGTCCTTTGCAACGTCTGCGCCAGAATTGTTGGTTAGCTTACAGGCTGCATTAAACGGTTCTCCAGCTATTGCAATAAATAATGTAGTTGGATCTAATATCGCTAATATTGGTTTGGTTTTAGGTGTTACAGCTATAGTAGGAGCAATTGGTATAGATAAATCGTTTTATAAATTAACTTGGCCTGTCATGATTTTATTTTCTGTAGTGCTTTATTATTTCTTATGGAATGATAGCCAGTTAATTCCTATTGAAGGCGCCATTTTATTTATTGCATTAATAATTTTTGTGGTTTATTTAATTAAGAGCCAAAATTCAACTGAAGAATTAGAAGATGTAGACGATGCGTTGTCTGCTGTATCTTCATTTAAAATACTAGTTTGGTTGTTAATTGGTGCTTTGGCATTATTTTTTGGAAGTGAATGGTTGGTTAAAGGTGCAACGCAAATAGCAACACAACTTGGAGTTAGTGAAGCTGTAATTGGTGTAACTATGATTGCAATTGGGACAAGTGTACCAGAATTAGCAGCTTCTGTTATTGCAGCTGCAAAACAAGAAAAAGCTATTTCTTTAGGTAATTTAATTGGGTCAAATATATTTAATATAGGTTCAGTTTTAGGCTTAACTTCAATTGTAAAAACTATTCCAATAGAAGAACCTTTAATTTTAAGTCGAGATATTTTTTGGATGCTGCTTTTTGCAGCAGTGATACTTCCTTTAGGTTTGATACCTAAAAAAAATACAATAGATAAGTTTAAAGGTTTTGCTTTGGTAGTGGTTTACGCTGTATTTATTTTTATTGTTTTTAAAGGTTAAGCAGAAATAAAAAAAAACGCTTTCAAAATGATGAAAGCGTTTTTTAGGATTTAACAATAATAATGTTTAACTAATATTTGCAGATTTAACCGTTTTTACAATTCTTCCTGCTATTTTGTATGGATCTCCGTTAGATGCTGGTCTACGATCTTCTAACCAACCTTTCCAGCCTTTTTCTACTGTAATAATTGGAATTCTAATTGATGCACCTCTATCTGAAACTCCGTAACTAAAGTCGTTAATAGATGCAGTTTCGTGATCACCAGTTAATCTTTGATCATTAAATTCTCCGTAAACAGCAATATGTTCTGCAACTACAGGTCTAAAAGCTTCACATATTTTCATGTAAGTGTCTTTATCGCCACAAGTTCTTAATACTGTGTTAGAGAAGTTAGCATGCATTCCAGAACCATTCCAATCCATTTCTTTTCCTAATGGTTTTGGATGGTATTCTATATAATATCCGTATTTTTCTGTTAATCTATCTAATAAATATCTAGCAACCCAAATTTCGTCTCCAGCTTTTTTAGCACCTTTAGCAAATAATTGAAATTCCCATTGACCAGATGCAACCTCTTGGTTAATACCTTCAAAGTTTAATCCAGCTTCGATACATAAATCAGCGTGTTCTTCAACTAAAGCTCTACCATGTGTATTTCTTCCACCTACAGAGCAATAATATAAACCTTGAGGAGCAGGATAACCACCAACAGGAAATCCTAAAGGTAATTGAGTTTTCTTATCCATGATAAAGTACTCTTGCTCAAAACCAAACCAGAAATCGTTATCATCATCGTCAATAGTTGCTCTACCGTTAGAAACATGAGGTGTACCATCTGGATTTAAAACTTCAGTCATTACTAAATATCCATTTTTTCTAGCTGGATCAGGATAAATAGCAACAGGTTTTAAAAGACAGTCTGAAGAGTCTCCTGTAGCTTGTTTTGTTGAGCTACCATCAAAAGACCAAATTGGACAATCTTCTAATTTACCGCTAAAATTGTCTTCAACTTTAGTTTTACTTCTCATGTTTTGAGTTGGATGGTAACCATCTAACCAAATGTACTCTAATTTAGATTTACTCATGGTATAAAATTTTTATTAGTTATAGTTGCATGCAAATATAATAGTTTTTTAATTCGACCTATATAAAAATATGGGTGTAAGTTTTAATTTTATCAAAAACTTGTTAATAACCCTATTTTTTTTAGGGTGTAATAATTTTAAAGTATAAAAAATTGTAATTTCGCAATTGTAAATTAATAAAACGATATGTCAACATTAAGATTTCATGCAGTAAAACAATCGTTACAGCATAAACCAATATTTATAGAAGAAAATAAAAGAAGATCAGAATTATTTGGTCAAAATGTGTTTAATGAAGCAACAATGAGGCAATACCTTACAAAAGAGGCTTTTGTAAGTGTTATGGATGCTGTTAAGTTAGGAAAAAAAATAGATCGTGTAGTTGCAGATCATATTTCAACTGGAATGAAAGAATGGGCAATTTCTAAAGGCGCTACACATTACACGCATTGGTTTCAACCCTTAACTGGAGCAACTGCAGAAAAACATGATGCTTTTTTTGAAACTATAGAAGGAGGAATGTCTATTGAAAAATTTGGAGGTAATCAATTAGTGCAGCAAGAACCTGATGCATCTAGCTTTCCTAATGGCGGAATTAGAAATACGTTTGAAGCAAGAGGTTATACAGCTTGGGATCCAACATCGCCAGCTTTTATTTATGGTACAACACTTTGTATACCAACTGTTTTTGTTGCTTATACGGGAGAAGCATTAGATTATAAAACACCTTTACTTAGAGCATTACAAGCTGTAGATAGTGCTGCTGTCGCAGTTTGTAAATATTTTGACAAAAATGTAAAAAAAGTAAATGCGTCTTTGGGTTGGGAACAAGAATATTTTTTAATTGACAGAAGTTTAGCCATGTCAAGACCAGATATTGTTTTAACAGGAAGAACACTTTTAGGTCATGCGCC from Mesoflavibacter profundi includes:
- a CDS encoding endonuclease, with product MKHLLKISCLLFICFGYSQTVVINELDCDTPGIDYQEFIELKSETPNFPLDGYVLVFFNGSTSGGDSSYYALDLDGAVTDVNGLLLIGSDTVNPYPQVFIGENLIQNGADAIAIYLGNDYDFPIGTLATQTNLVDALVYDTSDADDTGLMALLGVTEQINEGPGNNTNSIQRNNDGSYTSTTPTPRQLNDGSGIVLNALEISTNQIMIDEGLSFDITFTAQQNVDSDYSFSFTLNNQSFDTFDFTGNTSLTILSGQNQVTTTITLVDDALDEGDEEPLIRFDNLPTPLIPYNNNIKLRVVDNDFTVAPFGSPVNPTYGLVSSTQPAGYYDSIDGLSGAALEQALQDIVADPNVVRAQTYADIIDILQEADQNPENSNQVWLVYTEQGRAKLDFQNNASNVAKWNREHTFPRSLAGYNSIEADDTRDGKDIFWATKADSLRHGNSDAHALRAADGPENSLRGNQHYGQYNGPSGTLGSFKGDVARSVLFLQIRYNGLSVVNGYPSVSGQMGDLATLLDWHRNDPPDDFEMNRNNVVYEWQFNRNPFIDQPDLVEYIWGTNVGDTWNQNLNTDTFETSSIKLFPNPITDKLYVSGKEQNYNISVFSSEGRLVLKQQVANNNYIDLKVASGLYLVKIETENNKSLIRKIIKK
- a CDS encoding glutamine synthetase beta-grasp domain-containing protein — translated: MSKSKLEYIWLDGYHPTQNMRSKTKVEDNFSGKLEDCPIWSFDGSSTKQATGDSSDCLLKPVAIYPDPARKNGYLVMTEVLNPDGTPHVSNGRATIDDDDNDFWFGFEQEYFIMDKKTQLPLGFPVGGYPAPQGLYYCSVGGRNTHGRALVEEHADLCIEAGLNFEGINQEVASGQWEFQLFAKGAKKAGDEIWVARYLLDRLTEKYGYYIEYHPKPLGKEMDWNGSGMHANFSNTVLRTCGDKDTYMKICEAFRPVVAEHIAVYGEFNDQRLTGDHETASINDFSYGVSDRGASIRIPIITVEKGWKGWLEDRRPASNGDPYKIAGRIVKTVKSANIS
- a CDS encoding ATP-dependent Clp protease adaptor ClpS — translated: MSTIEKIKEEYLVDTLEKKNNEIVLYNDDVNTFDHVIDTLIYACDHTPEQAEQCSILVHYKGKCTVKTGDYDDLKPRCSKLLEAGLSAEII
- a CDS encoding YgaP family membrane protein; amino-acid sequence: MNKNMGALDKSLRVLTAIIIAILYFLNVIEGTIAYILMVIAIIFLITSFINFCPIYSLIGINTCRKK
- a CDS encoding SsrA-binding protein, coding for MKKTIFKALSKLNKLVLPSYTKKRLDLSKATKLQLLIFGWKLYVTKNALD
- a CDS encoding calcium/sodium antiporter, with product MSIVFLILGFVLLVVGGEYLVRSSVALSFKLNISKIIIGMTVVSFATSAPELLVSLQAALNGSPAIAINNVVGSNIANIGLVLGVTAIVGAIGIDKSFYKLTWPVMILFSVVLYYFLWNDSQLIPIEGAILFIALIIFVVYLIKSQNSTEELEDVDDALSAVSSFKILVWLLIGALALFFGSEWLVKGATQIATQLGVSEAVIGVTMIAIGTSVPELAASVIAAAKQEKAISLGNLIGSNIFNIGSVLGLTSIVKTIPIEEPLILSRDIFWMLLFAAVILPLGLIPKKNTIDKFKGFALVVVYAVFIFIVFKG